In one window of Frigoriglobus tundricola DNA:
- the guaA gene encoding glutamine-hydrolyzing GMP synthase — MTNELVLIFDFGSQFGQLIARRVREQNVFCQVVRHDLSAERVKELNPKGIILSGGPSSVYEPGAPHCDPKIFDLGIPVLGICYGMQLACHFLGGQVGGGAHTREYGRATLTVTDRNTIFQGYPTESTVWMSHGDQVQNVSGDFEPLASTDTCPLAAVKHKSRPLFGLQFHPEVAHTPHGGQILANFLRDACGCSGQWKMTAFIDNTVRDIRARVGSRRVICGLSGGVDSSVCAALLVKAIGPQVACIYVDNGLMREGETELVKHTFRDWFKADLHAVDAKDRFLSALAGVTDPQQKRKIIGKVFIDVFEHEAKSIPDAHFLAQGTLYPDVIESGGSVDGPAATIKLHHNVGGLPAELGFELIEPLRDLFKDEVRKLGTELGLPEDVVWRHPFPGPGLAVRCLGEVTEAKLATLRKADTIFLEELRKAGLYRKTSQAFAVLLPVQSVGVMGDGRTYENAVCLRCVQTDDFMTADWSRLPEDLLARVATAIINKVKGVNRVVYDISSKPPATIEWE, encoded by the coding sequence ATGACAAACGAACTCGTCCTGATTTTCGACTTCGGCTCTCAGTTCGGCCAGCTCATCGCGCGTCGGGTGCGCGAGCAGAACGTGTTCTGTCAGGTGGTCCGCCACGACCTCTCGGCCGAGCGCGTCAAGGAGCTGAACCCGAAGGGCATCATCCTGTCCGGCGGCCCGTCGAGCGTGTACGAGCCGGGCGCCCCGCACTGCGACCCGAAGATCTTCGATCTCGGCATCCCCGTGCTCGGCATCTGCTACGGGATGCAACTCGCCTGCCACTTCCTCGGCGGCCAGGTCGGCGGCGGCGCGCACACCCGCGAGTACGGCCGCGCCACGCTCACCGTGACCGACCGCAACACCATCTTCCAGGGCTACCCGACCGAATCGACCGTGTGGATGAGCCACGGCGACCAGGTGCAGAACGTGAGCGGCGACTTCGAGCCGCTCGCGTCCACGGACACGTGCCCGCTGGCCGCGGTGAAGCACAAGAGCCGCCCGCTGTTCGGCCTCCAGTTCCACCCCGAAGTCGCGCACACGCCCCACGGGGGGCAGATCCTGGCGAACTTCCTCCGCGACGCGTGCGGGTGCTCCGGGCAGTGGAAGATGACCGCGTTCATCGACAACACGGTCCGCGACATCCGGGCGCGGGTCGGCTCCCGGCGCGTCATCTGCGGGCTCTCGGGCGGCGTCGATTCGAGCGTGTGCGCCGCGCTCCTGGTCAAGGCGATCGGTCCGCAGGTCGCGTGCATCTACGTCGATAACGGCCTGATGCGCGAGGGCGAAACGGAACTGGTGAAGCACACGTTCCGCGACTGGTTCAAGGCCGACCTGCACGCGGTGGACGCGAAGGACCGGTTCCTGTCCGCGCTCGCGGGGGTGACCGACCCGCAGCAGAAGCGGAAGATCATCGGGAAAGTGTTCATCGACGTGTTCGAGCACGAGGCGAAGAGCATCCCCGACGCCCACTTCCTGGCACAGGGCACGCTGTACCCGGACGTGATCGAGAGCGGCGGGAGCGTCGACGGCCCGGCCGCGACGATCAAGTTGCACCACAACGTCGGCGGGCTCCCGGCCGAACTCGGCTTCGAGCTGATCGAACCGCTCCGCGACCTGTTCAAGGACGAGGTGCGCAAGCTCGGCACCGAACTGGGCCTGCCGGAAGACGTGGTGTGGCGCCACCCGTTCCCCGGCCCCGGTCTCGCGGTGCGGTGCCTCGGCGAGGTGACCGAAGCGAAACTCGCGACGCTCCGCAAAGCGGACACGATTTTCCTGGAGGAACTCCGGAAGGCCGGTTTGTACCGCAAGACCTCACAGGCGTTCGCGGTGCTGCTCCCGGTACAGTCCGTGGGGGTGATGGGCGACGGCCGCACCTACGAGAACGCCGTGTGCCTGCGGTGCGTCCAAACGGACGACTTCATGACCGCGGACTGGTCGCGGCTCCCGGAGGACCTGCTCGCCCGCGTCGCGACCGCCATCATCAACAAAGTGAAGGGCGTGAACCGCGTGGTGTACGACATCAGCAGCAAGCCGCCCGCGACGATCGAGTGGGAGTAG
- the proC gene encoding pyrroline-5-carboxylate reductase — protein MPGEPAVPLAVGFLGAGQMATALAAGWAKAGLLDVTRTRAADPNPEVRARFEAATGAKAVTSNIDVLAACDVLVLAVKPQVMPAVLAGIKLAVRPAHLFVSIAAGLTLKTLADGLGPDTRLVRVMPNTPCLVGASATGFSPGPTATPDDAALVERLFRAVGAVRQVPEPLLDAVTGLSGSGPAFVYLFIEALADGGVKCGLPRDAAQALAAQTVLGAAKMVLETGQHPGALKDAVASPGGTTIAGLHALERAAFRAAAMDAVEAATKRAQELGKQKGD, from the coding sequence ATGCCGGGCGAACCCGCGGTCCCTTTGGCGGTCGGTTTCCTGGGTGCGGGCCAGATGGCGACCGCACTCGCCGCCGGCTGGGCGAAAGCGGGCCTGCTCGACGTGACACGGACCCGCGCCGCCGACCCGAACCCCGAAGTCCGCGCGCGGTTCGAGGCCGCGACCGGCGCCAAAGCCGTGACCTCGAATATCGATGTCCTCGCGGCCTGTGACGTCCTCGTTCTCGCGGTGAAGCCGCAGGTGATGCCCGCGGTCCTCGCGGGGATCAAACTGGCCGTGCGGCCCGCGCACCTGTTCGTCTCGATCGCGGCCGGGCTCACGCTGAAAACGCTCGCCGACGGCCTGGGGCCCGACACCCGGCTCGTGCGCGTGATGCCGAACACGCCGTGCCTTGTCGGGGCGAGTGCGACCGGATTCTCGCCCGGGCCGACGGCGACACCCGACGACGCGGCCCTCGTGGAACGCCTCTTCCGCGCGGTCGGCGCCGTCCGCCAGGTGCCCGAACCCCTTCTCGACGCGGTCACCGGTCTCAGCGGGAGCGGCCCGGCGTTCGTGTACCTCTTCATCGAGGCGCTGGCCGACGGCGGCGTGAAGTGCGGGCTCCCGCGTGACGCGGCGCAAGCGCTCGCGGCGCAGACGGTGCTGGGCGCGGCGAAAATGGTTCTCGAAACGGGCCAGCACCCCGGCGCGCTGAAGGACGCGGTCGCCAGCCCCGGGGGCACAACGATCGCGGGTCTGCACGCGCTGGAGCGAGCGGCCTTCCGCGCCGCCGCAATGGATGCCGTGGAAGCCGCTACCAAGCGGGCTCAGGAGTTAGGAAAGCAGAAGGGTGATTAA
- a CDS encoding MFS transporter: protein MSSVVPAAKPEPVATPRTGWATLRDLDRYQWFVFFVAAIAWMADCMDQQLFNLARVMSLTDLLGGAAANKDEVTTWAGRATSVFLLGWASGGLVFGMYGDRIGRVRTLTYTILLYSVFTGLSALSQGPYDYCVYRFLTGLGVGGVFAAAVSLIAETMPGHARPFTLGLMQASSAIGNCTAALLFIALGLMELNGHLDALKSLKLNAWRILFLVGLAPAVLVIFIQRRLAEPASWVRAKAASDDGTGRKLGSYADLFTGPVTRKHALLGMLLAFVGVVGLWGIAFFSVDLQQTIFRPTFAKEAEALHPYPADATPEAKAAVDHDRGRYLAGQRIVWAGVTSLAINVGAFVGMSGFSWLASKIGRRPAFAITLVAAAASVALVFWGMHTRADIVWMNFLMGLSMLALFGGYAIYLPELFPTRLRATGTSFCYNVGRFIAASGPVVLGVLTTDVFASAKAEGESMPFRYAGLTMCSIFALGLVVLPFLPETKDKPLPE, encoded by the coding sequence ATGTCGTCAGTCGTCCCCGCCGCCAAGCCCGAGCCCGTCGCCACCCCGCGCACGGGCTGGGCCACGCTCCGAGACCTCGACCGGTACCAGTGGTTCGTGTTCTTCGTGGCCGCCATCGCGTGGATGGCGGACTGCATGGACCAGCAACTGTTCAACCTTGCCCGCGTCATGTCGCTGACCGACCTGTTGGGCGGCGCCGCTGCGAACAAGGACGAGGTGACCACCTGGGCCGGGCGCGCCACGTCCGTGTTCCTCCTCGGCTGGGCCAGCGGCGGGCTCGTGTTCGGCATGTACGGCGACCGCATCGGCCGGGTCCGCACGCTGACCTACACCATCCTCCTGTACTCGGTGTTCACCGGCCTGAGCGCGCTCTCGCAGGGGCCGTACGACTACTGCGTGTACCGGTTCCTCACCGGGTTGGGCGTCGGCGGTGTGTTCGCGGCCGCGGTGTCGCTGATCGCCGAAACGATGCCCGGGCACGCCCGGCCGTTCACCCTCGGCCTCATGCAGGCGAGCTCGGCCATCGGCAACTGCACGGCCGCGCTCCTGTTCATCGCCCTGGGCCTGATGGAACTGAACGGCCACCTGGACGCCCTCAAGAGCCTCAAGCTGAACGCGTGGCGGATCCTGTTTCTCGTCGGGCTCGCTCCCGCGGTGCTGGTGATCTTCATCCAGCGGCGATTGGCGGAGCCGGCGTCGTGGGTGCGGGCGAAGGCGGCGTCCGACGACGGAACGGGCCGCAAGCTCGGCTCCTACGCCGACCTGTTCACCGGTCCGGTCACCCGCAAGCACGCCCTACTCGGCATGCTGCTGGCGTTCGTCGGCGTGGTCGGGTTGTGGGGCATCGCGTTCTTTTCCGTCGATCTCCAGCAAACGATCTTCCGGCCCACGTTCGCCAAAGAAGCGGAAGCCCTGCACCCGTACCCGGCCGACGCCACGCCCGAGGCGAAGGCCGCGGTCGATCACGACCGGGGGCGGTACCTCGCCGGGCAGCGGATCGTGTGGGCGGGCGTCACCTCGCTGGCGATCAACGTGGGCGCGTTCGTCGGGATGTCGGGGTTCTCGTGGCTGGCGAGCAAGATCGGCCGCCGGCCGGCGTTCGCGATCACGCTCGTGGCCGCGGCGGCGAGCGTGGCGCTCGTGTTCTGGGGGATGCACACGCGCGCGGACATCGTCTGGATGAACTTCCTCATGGGGCTGAGTATGCTCGCGCTGTTCGGCGGGTACGCGATCTACCTGCCGGAACTGTTCCCGACGCGGCTCCGGGCGACCGGAACGAGTTTCTGCTACAACGTCGGCCGGTTCATCGCGGCCAGCGGGCCGGTCGTGCTCGGCGTGCTGACGACGGACGTGTTCGCGAGCGCGAAGGCGGAGGGCGAGAGCATGCCGTTCCGGTACGCCGGGCTGACCATGTGCAGCATCTTCGCGCTGGGGCTCGTCGTGCTGCCGTTCCTACCGGAGACGAAGGACAAGCCGCTCCCGGAGTGA
- a CDS encoding ThuA domain-containing protein produces MTLSRLVAALALFAFSPVAFADDKPVVLEGGNGPGKGKHVVLISGDQEYRSEEAIPQLAQILSKHHGFKCTVLFTVDPKDGTVNPNINNVPGLDALKSADLMVIFTRFLNLPDDQMQHIEDYLAAGKPVVGLRTSTHAFNGIPGKSRFAKFNNGSGVKGWEGGFGKHVLGEQWVDHHGGHGSQGTRGIVVKGQEGHPILKGIGAGDIFGTTDVYTVKLPLAGCTPLVLGEVTETLKPDSKGVSGKKNDPMMPVAWTKTYKADGGKTGRAFTTTMGASQDLAFEGTRRMIVNGCFWAAGLEGKIPDKTDVAVVGMFKPTPFRFKGNADWAKDPVKPADLVK; encoded by the coding sequence ATGACACTCTCTCGACTCGTCGCGGCGCTCGCCCTGTTCGCCTTCTCGCCGGTCGCTTTCGCCGACGACAAGCCGGTCGTTCTTGAAGGCGGCAATGGACCCGGCAAGGGCAAGCACGTCGTCCTGATCAGCGGGGACCAGGAGTACCGCTCGGAGGAGGCGATTCCGCAGCTCGCGCAGATCCTGTCGAAGCACCACGGGTTCAAATGCACCGTGTTATTCACGGTGGACCCCAAGGACGGAACTGTCAACCCGAACATCAACAACGTTCCGGGCCTCGACGCCCTCAAGTCCGCCGACCTGATGGTGATCTTCACGCGGTTCCTGAACCTGCCGGACGACCAGATGCAGCACATTGAGGACTACCTCGCGGCCGGTAAGCCGGTGGTCGGCCTGCGCACCTCGACGCACGCGTTCAACGGCATCCCCGGGAAGAGCCGGTTCGCGAAGTTCAACAACGGGAGCGGCGTCAAGGGCTGGGAGGGCGGGTTCGGCAAGCACGTCCTCGGGGAGCAGTGGGTGGACCACCACGGCGGGCACGGGTCGCAGGGCACGCGCGGGATCGTGGTGAAGGGCCAGGAGGGGCACCCGATCCTGAAGGGCATCGGGGCCGGGGACATCTTCGGCACCACCGACGTCTACACCGTGAAGCTGCCGCTCGCGGGCTGCACGCCGCTGGTGCTGGGCGAGGTGACCGAGACGCTCAAGCCCGACTCGAAGGGCGTGAGCGGCAAGAAGAACGACCCCATGATGCCGGTCGCGTGGACGAAGACCTACAAGGCCGACGGCGGCAAGACGGGCCGCGCCTTCACGACCACGATGGGCGCGTCGCAGGACCTGGCGTTCGAGGGCACCCGCCGGATGATCGTGAACGGGTGCTTCTGGGCGGCGGGGCTGGAGGGGAAGATTCCCGACAAGACGGACGTGGCCGTCGTCGGCATGTTCAAGCCCACGCCGTTCCGGTTCAAGGGCAACGCCGACTGGGCCAAAGACCCGGTGAAGCCCGCGGACCTGGTGAAGTGA
- a CDS encoding S9 family peptidase: MYRVLLCGVFAVTTPMDAFGQDGYQKPPRAVADVLDAPAPPALSISPTGDALLLVQTARYPAIEELAAPMLRLAGARLNPKTNGPARPGRVTALALMPVTGGEPKPIALPETGRFGFPHWAPDGKRFALLNTTSAGIELWVCDVADPRPEKVKGVQVSAAVGEAVQWMPDSRSLLVQLVPPGRGDAPEPPIAPRGPVVQESGGRAAPVRTFQDMLKDPHDAALFEYYCTAQLAVVTPDAEKPTVQNIGKPAIHIGSDPSPDGQFVLVFRATKPFSYLHPYTAFPRAVEVYRVSDGAKTGTVADLPLQDKVPIEGVPTGPRGTRWVPTVPHTLIWTEALDDGDPKKKVPNRDALVTASADGEIKGTELLKLEHRFAGLDFFPNGNRMLVRDYDRERKWGRTFLAPTTALFASDPKLLFERSVQDRYGAPGAPFMRQLPSGHSVIRTAGDPAGDTFFLHGDGAGPKGNRPFLDKFDLKTGKAERLYQCPEGAYEEVVRVLNVSGSKVIVRRESQTEPPNYFYRDGTHEKQLTKNADPAPELRKAKKQLVTTKRADGTAISFTLHLPPGHKDGDTVPAVFYAYPVEFASADTAGQVTGSPHRFTSVTGYSHLFFLTQGYAVLEVSMPIVGPPETANDTFIDQLNSNAAAAIDKAAEFGIDKDRVGVMGHSYGAFMTANLLAHSKRFRAGIARSGAYNRTLTPFGFQNERRTFWEAPEVYGKMSPFYHADKIKEPLLLIHGAADSNPGTFPVQSERMYQAVRGTGGTVRLVLLPHEDHGYAARESIGHVLYEQIAWFDKYVKGAKK, encoded by the coding sequence ATGTATCGCGTGCTGTTGTGCGGAGTGTTCGCGGTGACGACCCCTATGGACGCGTTCGGTCAGGACGGCTACCAGAAACCGCCGCGGGCCGTGGCGGACGTTCTCGACGCCCCCGCCCCGCCGGCGCTCTCGATCAGCCCCACCGGCGACGCCCTCCTACTGGTCCAGACGGCCCGGTATCCGGCCATCGAAGAGCTGGCCGCACCGATGTTGCGGCTCGCGGGCGCGCGGCTGAACCCGAAGACGAACGGCCCGGCCCGGCCCGGTCGGGTCACCGCTCTGGCGCTCATGCCGGTCACCGGCGGGGAGCCGAAACCGATCGCGCTTCCGGAAACCGGCAGGTTCGGCTTCCCGCACTGGGCGCCCGACGGCAAACGGTTCGCGCTCCTGAACACGACCAGCGCCGGTATCGAACTGTGGGTGTGCGATGTCGCCGACCCGCGCCCGGAAAAGGTGAAAGGCGTGCAGGTGAGTGCCGCGGTCGGCGAGGCCGTGCAGTGGATGCCGGACAGCCGGTCGTTGCTCGTGCAACTCGTCCCGCCCGGTCGCGGCGACGCCCCCGAACCGCCGATCGCCCCGCGCGGGCCGGTGGTGCAGGAGAGCGGCGGAAGGGCCGCGCCGGTCCGCACCTTTCAAGACATGCTGAAGGACCCGCACGACGCGGCCCTTTTTGAATACTACTGCACCGCACAACTCGCTGTCGTCACCCCGGACGCCGAAAAGCCCACGGTTCAGAACATCGGCAAGCCGGCGATCCATATCGGCTCCGACCCGTCGCCGGACGGGCAGTTCGTTCTGGTCTTCCGCGCGACCAAGCCGTTCTCGTACCTCCACCCGTACACCGCGTTCCCGCGCGCGGTGGAGGTGTACCGCGTGAGCGACGGGGCGAAAACCGGCACCGTCGCGGACCTGCCGCTCCAGGACAAGGTGCCGATCGAGGGCGTGCCGACCGGGCCGCGCGGGACGCGGTGGGTGCCGACCGTGCCGCACACCCTCATCTGGACGGAAGCGCTCGACGACGGCGACCCGAAGAAGAAGGTGCCCAACCGCGACGCGCTCGTCACCGCGTCCGCCGACGGCGAGATCAAGGGCACCGAACTGCTGAAACTCGAACACCGGTTCGCGGGGCTGGACTTCTTCCCCAACGGGAACCGGATGCTCGTCCGCGACTACGACCGCGAGCGGAAGTGGGGCCGCACGTTCCTCGCGCCCACGACCGCCCTCTTCGCGAGCGACCCGAAGCTGCTGTTCGAGCGGTCCGTTCAGGACCGCTACGGCGCCCCCGGCGCGCCCTTCATGCGGCAACTGCCGAGCGGCCACTCGGTCATCCGCACCGCGGGCGACCCGGCCGGCGACACGTTCTTCCTCCACGGCGACGGCGCCGGGCCGAAGGGCAACCGCCCGTTCCTCGACAAGTTCGACCTGAAGACCGGCAAGGCCGAGCGCCTCTATCAGTGCCCGGAAGGCGCGTACGAAGAAGTCGTCCGGGTGCTGAACGTGTCCGGCTCGAAGGTGATCGTGCGGCGCGAGTCGCAGACCGAGCCGCCGAACTACTTCTACCGCGACGGCACCCACGAGAAGCAACTGACCAAGAACGCGGACCCCGCGCCGGAACTGCGGAAGGCGAAGAAGCAGCTCGTCACCACGAAGCGCGCCGACGGCACGGCGATCTCGTTCACGCTGCACCTTCCGCCGGGGCACAAGGACGGCGACACGGTTCCGGCCGTGTTCTACGCGTACCCGGTGGAGTTCGCGTCGGCGGACACGGCCGGTCAGGTGACCGGTTCGCCGCACCGGTTCACGAGCGTGACCGGCTACTCGCACCTGTTCTTCCTCACGCAGGGCTACGCGGTGCTGGAGGTGTCGATGCCGATCGTCGGCCCGCCCGAAACGGCGAACGACACGTTCATCGACCAGCTCAACTCGAACGCCGCGGCGGCGATCGACAAGGCCGCCGAGTTCGGGATCGACAAGGACCGCGTGGGCGTGATGGGCCACAGCTACGGCGCGTTCATGACGGCCAACCTGCTCGCGCACTCGAAGCGGTTCAGGGCGGGCATCGCGCGGAGCGGGGCGTACAACCGCACCCTCACCCCGTTCGGCTTCCAGAACGAGCGCCGCACGTTCTGGGAAGCGCCCGAGGTCTACGGCAAGATGTCGCCGTTCTACCACGCGGACAAGATCAAGGAGCCGCTGCTCCTGATCCACGGCGCGGCGGACAGCAACCCCGGCACGTTCCCGGTGCAGAGCGAGCGCATGTACCAGGCGGTCCGCGGCACCGGCGGCACGGTGCGGCTGGTCCTCCTGCCGCACGAGGACCACGGCTACGCCGCCCGCGAGTCGATCGGCCACGTGCTGTACGAACAAATCGCGTGGTTCGACAAATACGTGAAAGGGGCTAAGAAGTAA
- a CDS encoding N-acetylglucosamine kinase: protein MAESHSFVIGIDGGASHTAAVLADARRRTAGARRGRTVEHPGGRRGVPLRELDAAVAEAFRAANLPRTPVGAAALGLAGVDLNEGLDIIRGWSDRVQLAERLSVANDATLLFAAGTPDGWGLAIIAGTGSIAFALDAHGRDARAGGWGYLLGDEGSAFRVGLLGLRAACRAADAIGEPTALLPVLLGELGSTDARDLIPAVYRGKWDKAAIAGLAPLVLNAAAAGDRAATAIFEQEARELARTAAGAVAAGDLPRDGVPLALTGGMVIENAMFRDRFLRELRACGVTPDPVGLVDDPVVGAVVLARKLLIERPAPAGW from the coding sequence ATGGCGGAGTCGCATTCCTTCGTTATCGGCATCGACGGCGGCGCGTCACACACGGCGGCGGTGCTGGCCGACGCGCGCCGGCGCACCGCTGGGGCGCGGCGAGGCCGGACCGTCGAACATCCAGGCGGTCGGCGTGGAGTCCCGCTGCGCGAGCTGGACGCGGCCGTTGCGGAGGCGTTCCGTGCGGCTAATTTGCCGCGCACCCCGGTGGGGGCGGCGGCGCTGGGGCTGGCCGGCGTCGATCTGAACGAGGGCCTGGACATCATCCGCGGATGGTCCGACCGTGTGCAACTTGCGGAACGGCTCAGCGTGGCGAACGACGCCACGCTCCTGTTCGCGGCCGGAACGCCCGACGGCTGGGGACTGGCCATCATCGCCGGGACGGGATCGATCGCGTTCGCACTGGACGCGCACGGCCGGGACGCCCGTGCCGGCGGCTGGGGCTACCTCCTGGGGGACGAGGGCAGCGCGTTCCGGGTCGGGCTCCTGGGACTCCGAGCGGCGTGCCGCGCCGCGGACGCGATCGGCGAGCCGACCGCCCTCCTTCCCGTGCTGCTGGGGGAGCTGGGTTCGACCGACGCCCGCGACCTCATCCCGGCGGTGTACCGCGGGAAGTGGGACAAAGCGGCGATCGCCGGCCTCGCACCGCTCGTGCTGAACGCGGCAGCGGCCGGCGATCGGGCCGCAACGGCCATCTTCGAACAGGAGGCGCGGGAACTGGCACGGACGGCGGCCGGCGCGGTGGCCGCCGGCGACCTCCCGCGCGACGGCGTGCCGCTCGCGCTGACCGGCGGAATGGTGATCGAGAACGCGATGTTCCGGGACCGCTTCCTGCGCGAACTGCGCGCCTGTGGCGTGACCCCCGACCCCGTGGGGCTGGTGGACGATCCCGTCGTCGGCGCGGTGGTGCTGGCGCGGAAACTGCTGATCGAACGGCCGGCGCCGGCCGGCTGGTGA
- a CDS encoding SGNH/GDSL hydrolase family protein, whose amino-acid sequence MRTRDLSLAAVAVLCAPAFAGAADAPPLKKGEKIVFLGDSITQAGVEPTGYVTLIKAALTEKHKDLGIEIIGAGISGNKVPDLQKRLQKDVLDKKPTLVVIYIGINDVWHGESNPANGTSKEKYEAGLKEIIGKIKGTGARVVLCTPTVIGEKKTGTNKLDAQLDEYAAISRTVAKDTGSQLCDLRKAFVEHLAKNNDKDKESGILTSDRVHLNDAGNKFVADAIITTIDK is encoded by the coding sequence ATGCGAACCCGAGATCTGTCCCTCGCCGCCGTTGCGGTCCTGTGCGCGCCGGCGTTCGCCGGCGCCGCGGACGCCCCGCCCCTCAAGAAGGGCGAGAAGATCGTCTTCCTGGGTGATTCCATCACCCAGGCCGGTGTCGAGCCGACGGGGTACGTCACGCTCATCAAGGCCGCGCTCACCGAGAAGCACAAGGACCTCGGCATCGAGATCATCGGGGCCGGGATCAGCGGGAACAAGGTGCCCGACCTCCAGAAGCGCCTCCAGAAGGACGTGCTAGACAAGAAGCCGACCCTCGTGGTCATCTACATCGGCATCAACGACGTGTGGCACGGTGAGAGCAACCCGGCGAACGGCACCAGCAAAGAGAAGTACGAGGCCGGGCTGAAGGAGATCATCGGCAAGATCAAGGGCACCGGCGCGCGTGTGGTCCTCTGCACGCCCACCGTGATCGGTGAAAAGAAGACCGGCACGAACAAGCTCGACGCGCAGCTCGACGAGTACGCGGCGATCAGCCGGACCGTCGCCAAGGACACCGGCTCGCAACTCTGTGACCTGCGGAAAGCGTTCGTCGAGCACCTCGCGAAGAACAACGACAAGGACAAAGAGAGCGGAATCCTGACCTCCGATCGCGTTCACCTGAACGACGCGGGCAATAAATTTGTGGCCGACGCCATAATTACAACTATCGACAAATAA
- a CDS encoding serine/threonine-protein kinase, protein MRTPAVPDPTVTLIAQPDGTALPPPERRDLDPPPLPPRPTDSAFPRVRGYEIVGVVGCGGMGVVYEARHRDLNRRVAIKTLKGEALADPEFRERFRAEAGAIARLQHPNIIQVFEVGTVDTQPFETHPSPFIALEFVDGGSLAERTRAPQPPRYAAEMVKTLARAAHAAHRLGVIHRDLKPANVLLTRGGEPKIADFGIAKQIGDDPGASDRAPRAGTVTRAGTVMGTPEYMAPEHLNGREATPAVDVYALGVILYELLTARVPFQGATFTDTMLLAMRQEPVPPRRLQPGIPRDLETICLKCLEKDPKKRYASAEALADDLALWAGRPDHPGARGRAGGADAPLGRAEPDDRARWRSWSSSSP, encoded by the coding sequence GTGCGCACGCCCGCCGTTCCGGACCCCACCGTCACCCTGATCGCGCAGCCGGACGGCACGGCACTTCCGCCCCCCGAGCGGCGCGATCTCGATCCCCCCCCGCTCCCGCCGCGCCCCACCGATTCCGCCTTCCCGCGCGTCCGCGGCTACGAAATTGTTGGGGTCGTCGGGTGCGGCGGCATGGGCGTCGTGTACGAGGCGCGGCACCGCGACCTGAACCGCCGTGTGGCGATCAAGACGCTGAAGGGCGAGGCGCTCGCCGACCCCGAGTTCCGCGAGCGGTTCCGGGCCGAGGCGGGGGCCATCGCCCGGCTCCAGCACCCGAACATCATTCAGGTGTTCGAGGTCGGCACGGTCGACACGCAGCCGTTTGAAACGCACCCCAGCCCCTTCATCGCACTGGAATTCGTGGACGGCGGCAGCCTCGCGGAGCGCACCCGCGCGCCGCAGCCGCCCCGGTACGCCGCGGAGATGGTGAAGACGCTCGCCCGCGCCGCGCACGCCGCCCACCGCCTCGGGGTGATCCACCGCGACCTCAAACCGGCCAACGTCCTGCTCACCCGCGGCGGCGAGCCCAAGATCGCCGACTTCGGGATCGCCAAGCAGATCGGAGACGACCCGGGCGCGTCCGACCGGGCGCCCCGCGCCGGCACCGTGACCCGCGCCGGCACCGTCATGGGCACGCCCGAGTACATGGCCCCCGAGCACCTCAACGGGCGGGAGGCGACGCCCGCGGTGGACGTGTACGCGCTCGGGGTGATCCTCTACGAGCTGCTCACCGCGCGCGTCCCGTTCCAGGGGGCCACGTTCACGGACACGATGCTGCTCGCGATGCGCCAGGAGCCGGTGCCCCCGCGCCGGCTCCAGCCGGGCATCCCGCGCGACCTCGAAACGATCTGCCTGAAGTGTCTGGAGAAGGACCCGAAGAAGCGGTACGCGTCGGCCGAGGCGCTGGCCGACGACCTGGCCCTCTGGGCGGGACGGCCGGACCATCCGGGCGCGCGCGGCCGGGCCGGCGGAGCGGACGCTCCGCTGGGCCGGGCGGAACCCGACGACCGCGCGCGCTGGCGCTCGTGGTCCTCTTCGTCGCCGTGA